The uncultured Paludibaculum sp. sequence TTCTCGGCCACCTGTCCAGACTGCGAAATCTCGAGTTAGGCTTTCGCAGCGACCACGTCCTGCTGATGACTCTCGATCCTGACCACAGCAGTCATAGAGGCAAATCCCTGGCCGCGCCATACCAACGGCTGTTGGAACGGCTCCAAAGCATTCCGGGAGTGCGCTCGGCGTCCATCACCGCCTGCACGCCGCTCCAGGGCTGCGGGACTGGCAGCCGCTTTCTGAACGCCGAAGGATTTGTGGAGCAACCGGAGCAGCGCCTGCGCCCCGCAATCTACTTTGTTACCCCGCGGTACTTCGAAACGCTGGGCGTCCCGCTGCTTGCCGGACGCGATTTCAGCTCGCGCGATGTCGGCCATAGGCGAGCGGTTATTATCAGCAACTCCGTGGCGCGACACTACTTCCCAGGCCAAAACCCCATCGGCCGGAACATCACAGTGGTTCACGATCCGCGCCCGTTGCCGTTCGGCGACGATCAGCCCTACGAAATCATCGGAGTGGCCGGCGATGTCAAACCGTTCGAACTTCGCGACGCACCATACCCAACCATGTACTTCGATATGTTCCAGGTGGACCACGTGTTCGATCAGTTTCAAGTTCGTACCAGCGCCGACCCGGCCGCTATGGCCGAAGCCGCGCGACGGTTGGTACGCGAAGTGCTCCCGGATATGCCTGTCAAACGCCTGACTACACTGGAGGCTCAAGTCGACTCGAACATCGTGCCCGAGCGCCTGATCGCGATGCTGTCGGAGCTCTTTGGCGGTCTGGCAGCCGTATTGGCAGGCATCGGAATCTACGGGTTGCTCGCGTTCAGTGTGGCGCGGCGGACGAACGAGATCGGTGTCCGCATGGCACTGGGCGCGACGGCCGGCGACGTCAGACGGCTTGTGTTGCGAGACACTATGAGCTTGCTGTGCGCGGGGCTGGTGGTCGGATCGTTCCTGGCCGTATGGGGCCGGTCGCTGGCCGTCAGCCTGGTGCGGGACCTCAACCCGAAGAGTGCAGGTCCGCTTGCCTTAGCCGCCGGCGCGATTGCAGCCGTCGCGCTGCTGGCGTCATATGTCCCGGCGCGACGCGCAACTCGTGTGGACCCGATCGAAGCGCTACGCCATGAGTAGAGCAATGAGGATGCGAGGATTTGTGGCAAACTCTCTCACCATACTCATGGCCGCAAGTGACGGTCCTATCATCTGGCCTCCGTTCGAACCACCGCGACGTCCTCAAAGGGCATTTCTACATCAGCGCCACAGAACGTCCGACGCCACAGAACGGCTGTTATGCGGCGGGCCACACAAGATTTCATAAACCAACCGCAGTTTGCGCCGCCGCCCCGCATTCCGCACAATAGAACTCATGAGTGACTCATCCCTTACGCCGCGCCGCGTCCCCACCGTGGAGACCTCCTTCCGCCGCATCCAGACCGAATTTCCAGTGCCGGAGTCACTCCCCATCCTGCAAAAGCTCCAGGACTTCGAAATCCGCGCCATGGCCGGCCAACCCCCTGTCGTCTGGGATCGCGCCGAAGGCTTCCAGGTCTACGACGCCTGGGGCAACATGTGGCTCGACTGGTCCTCCGGTGTCCTCATCACCAACGCCGGCCACGGCCGTAAGGAAATTGCCGACGCCGTCAGCGCCCAGGCCCAGTACACGCTCCTCACCAACTACTGCTTTCCCTCAGCCATCCGCGCCGAACTGTGCGAACGCCTCGTCTCGCTCATGCCGGAGCCTCTCAAAAAGATCTTCCTCCTCACCACCGGCTCCGAGACCGTCGAGTTCGCGGTCAAAGTCGCCCGCATCCACGGCCACAAAATGGGCGGCCGCACCAAGAACGTCATCGTCTCGTTCGACAAGGCCTTCCACGGCCGCACCCTCGGCTCCCAACAGGTGGGTGGCATCCCGGTATTGAAGGAGTGGATTGGCAACCTCGATCCCGGATTCGTTCAGGTCCCGTTTCCCGACGGTTTTTGGACCGAGGACACCAGCTTCGAGCTCTTCGAGCGCACCCTGGCCGAGCACGGCGTCGCCCCTAGCCAGGTCTGTGCCGTCATCATGGAAACCTACCAGGGCGGTACCGCCGCCTTCGCCCCGGTCGAGTACATCAAGACCCTGCGCCAATGGTGCGACGGCCATCGCGCCCTGCTCGTCTTCGACGAGGTCCAGGCCGGCTTCGGCCGCACCGGCCGTCTGTGGGGCTTCGAACACTACGGCGTCCTGCCGGACCTCACCACCTGGGGCAAGGGCATCTCCAGTTCGCTACCCATCTCCGCCATCGTCGGTAAGCCGGAACTGATGGACCTGCCGAACCCGGGCTCCGCCTCGTCTACCCACACCGGCAACCCCGTCTGCTGCGCCGCCGCCCTGGCCAACGTCGATCTCATCGTGAAGGAAGAGTTGCCCCGCAATGCCGCCGCCGCCGGCGAAGTTCTCCAGCAGGGCCTGCGCGCCATCCAGGGGAAGTTCCCACAGGCCGGATACCTCGCTGGCAAGGGCCTGGTGGCCGGTCTGGCCTGCGTCAAGCCGCACAAGCAACCCGACGGCGAGCTGGCCCACGCCATCGTCTGGCGCTGCGTCGAGAAAGGTCTGTTGATGTTCTCCCCAGTCGGCCCGGCCGGTTGCACCATCAAGATCGCCCCGCCTCTCAACATCACCGCCGAAGCCATCCGCGAGGGCTGTGCCGTGCTGGAAGAAGCCTTCGCCGAAGTGCTGGCCGAGCGCGCCGCCGCTACGCCCGACGCCGTTGTGCAGGCCTGAGTACCCACGGAGCCGTACCATGCAAATCGCGACTATCGGCGGGGGCATGATCGCCCACGATCAGATCCTTCCCTCGCTCTACCAGATGCAGAGGCTGGGCTCGGTCGGGCCGGTGGAAGTCTGCGCCCGCAACGCCGCGACACTCGACAAGCTCGCCTCCTCCGAGATCATCCAGCGCGCCTTCCCGGGGCACTCGTTCCGGCCGCGTTTGGAACCCTATGCCGAGGTGATCGCCGGCCTCCCGCGCCACCAACTCGTGATCGTCGCCCTGCCCGATGACCTCCACTATCAGGCCGTCATGACCGCCCTTCGTCATGACCAGCACGTGCTCTGCGTCAAGCCGCTGGTCCTCACGGTGGCGCAGTCCATCGAAATCGAAGCCGAGGCCAGGACCCGCGGTCTCCTCGTCGGCATCGAGTACCACAAGCGCTTCGACGACCGCTCGCTCCTCGCCCGCCGCCGCTATCAGGCGGGGCTCTTCGGCGAGTTCAAGCTCGGCACCGCCTGCCTGCTGGAGAAGTGGTACTACCGGCACTCCAACTTCCAGAACTGGTTCACTCTTGACGCCTCCGACGCGTTCACCTACATCGGCTGCCACTACATCGATCTCGTCGCTTTTGTCACCGGTCTCAGACCCACCGGCGTCAGTGTCTACGGCATCAAGGACAGGTTCCCCAACGGCAACGAGGGCTGGCTGTGGACCGACGCGCGCGTGCTCTGGAACAACGGGGCCTGCCTCAATGTGCAGAATGCCCTCGGCTTCCCCGACGCCGCGCCCGGCACCAACATGCAGAGCCTGACGATGTACTGCTCGAACGGTCAGGTCGGAGGCTGGCTCCACCACTCCGACCAGTTCCGCGGCATGCAGTATTGCTACACCGCGAATCCCGGAGGTGACGGCATGAACACTTACGCCGAGCCCTCGCCCGACTACTTTCAATATGTGGATGTGGGCGGCCCCGGGCTGACGCCCGTGGGCTACGGCTACCGTTCCACCGCCTATATCGTGGAGCGGGCCCTGGAGATGCAAGGGAAGGATCTGACTGCCCGCCAGCAGCTTCTCGCTCAGTGGGACGCCGCTGCGGTAATGGCGACCCCGGCTAACTCCCGCTACAACGAAGCCGTGGTGGAAGCGGCTCGCGAATCCATCCGCGACGGCGGCCGGATGGTATCGATCCCATCCTAAGCCGCCATCACTGGAATCGGTCCGAGTCGAAACGCGCGGGTACGGCGGGCGCTCTGTCCGCGGCCGGCCCCCTGGCCGCCTTTCGACAGGCGCCCCTGCGGCTTCAGTTCCCTTTGAAACCCGAGTACTTGTTCAGCTTCGCAATCAGCCCCTTGGCCGCTTCC is a genomic window containing:
- a CDS encoding aminotransferase class III-fold pyridoxal phosphate-dependent enzyme; protein product: MSDSSLTPRRVPTVETSFRRIQTEFPVPESLPILQKLQDFEIRAMAGQPPVVWDRAEGFQVYDAWGNMWLDWSSGVLITNAGHGRKEIADAVSAQAQYTLLTNYCFPSAIRAELCERLVSLMPEPLKKIFLLTTGSETVEFAVKVARIHGHKMGGRTKNVIVSFDKAFHGRTLGSQQVGGIPVLKEWIGNLDPGFVQVPFPDGFWTEDTSFELFERTLAEHGVAPSQVCAVIMETYQGGTAAFAPVEYIKTLRQWCDGHRALLVFDEVQAGFGRTGRLWGFEHYGVLPDLTTWGKGISSSLPISAIVGKPELMDLPNPGSASSTHTGNPVCCAAALANVDLIVKEELPRNAAAAGEVLQQGLRAIQGKFPQAGYLAGKGLVAGLACVKPHKQPDGELAHAIVWRCVEKGLLMFSPVGPAGCTIKIAPPLNITAEAIREGCAVLEEAFAEVLAERAAATPDAVVQA
- a CDS encoding Gfo/Idh/MocA family oxidoreductase, with product MQIATIGGGMIAHDQILPSLYQMQRLGSVGPVEVCARNAATLDKLASSEIIQRAFPGHSFRPRLEPYAEVIAGLPRHQLVIVALPDDLHYQAVMTALRHDQHVLCVKPLVLTVAQSIEIEAEARTRGLLVGIEYHKRFDDRSLLARRRYQAGLFGEFKLGTACLLEKWYYRHSNFQNWFTLDASDAFTYIGCHYIDLVAFVTGLRPTGVSVYGIKDRFPNGNEGWLWTDARVLWNNGACLNVQNALGFPDAAPGTNMQSLTMYCSNGQVGGWLHHSDQFRGMQYCYTANPGGDGMNTYAEPSPDYFQYVDVGGPGLTPVGYGYRSTAYIVERALEMQGKDLTARQQLLAQWDAAAVMATPANSRYNEAVVEAARESIRDGGRMVSIPS